One genomic region from bacterium encodes:
- a CDS encoding phosphate ABC transporter permease subunit PstC, with the protein AAGLAANLTFNPLNSVTTVTAQMVALLVGDQEFDSAKTLAAYALGLVLFLLTLSFNIYALKLVKKYRHGF; encoded by the coding sequence GCAGCCGGTCTGGCCGCCAATCTCACCTTCAATCCGCTTAATTCCGTCACCACCGTCACCGCGCAAATGGTGGCCCTTCTGGTGGGCGATCAGGAATTCGACAGCGCCAAAACGCTGGCCGCATATGCATTGGGCCTGGTGCTTTTCCTGCTGACCCTGAGCTTCAATATTTACGCCCTGAAACTGGTGAAGAAATACCGCCATGGCTTCTAA
- the pstA gene encoding phosphate ABC transporter permease PstA, whose amino-acid sequence MASNPQVTAELEQEKRLASRHRSERRFRLLGLASLGIAALALILLLGSMITRAWPALWQHHVILSVSLDETKLGITAPVTEESLRLARLDIAVREAIQAVFPDVQDPTDIRRLRGLISRGAEIEIRHELLKHPDWLGQARALSLPLSDNADMFLKGRISSSTPESMRRLKNKEINWLETLASRRLIESHFNTAFFTSPDSRRPELAGIQGSLVGSFWLVLICLLTAFPLAVMAALYLEEFPGQSRFADWLEITINNLAAVPSIIYGLLGLSLYLHWMELPRSSALAGGLTLALLTLPVIIISTRTALRSVPVSIRDAARALGASPVQVVLHHVLPLALPGIMTGTILGMARAIGETAPLLMIGMVAFIAGTPTSPLDPATAMPVQIFLWSDSPELAFADKTCLLILALLGILIVMNAIASTIRRRFETKW is encoded by the coding sequence ATGGCTTCTAACCCACAGGTCACGGCTGAACTGGAACAGGAAAAGCGGCTGGCCTCCCGTCACCGCAGCGAACGCCGCTTCCGCCTGTTAGGCCTCGCGTCGCTTGGCATTGCCGCGCTGGCGCTCATCCTCCTGCTTGGCAGCATGATCACCCGTGCCTGGCCGGCGCTATGGCAGCACCATGTCATTTTATCCGTTTCGCTGGATGAAACGAAGCTTGGCATCACCGCTCCCGTTACGGAAGAAAGCCTGCGGCTGGCGCGGCTGGATATAGCCGTGCGGGAAGCCATCCAGGCCGTATTCCCCGATGTGCAGGACCCAACCGACATTCGCCGCCTGCGCGGGCTGATCAGCCGCGGTGCGGAAATTGAAATACGCCATGAGCTGTTAAAACATCCCGATTGGCTGGGGCAGGCGAGGGCACTTTCATTGCCGCTTTCCGACAATGCCGACATGTTCCTCAAGGGCCGCATTTCTTCCTCCACGCCGGAATCCATGCGCCGCCTCAAGAACAAGGAGATCAACTGGCTGGAGACGCTCGCCTCGCGCAGGTTGATCGAGTCGCACTTTAACACGGCCTTTTTCACGTCACCCGATTCGCGCCGCCCGGAACTGGCGGGCATACAGGGCAGCCTGGTGGGTTCTTTCTGGCTGGTGCTGATTTGCCTGCTGACGGCATTCCCCTTGGCGGTGATGGCGGCACTTTATCTTGAGGAATTTCCAGGCCAGAGCCGCTTCGCCGATTGGCTGGAAATCACCATCAACAACCTGGCCGCCGTACCCTCCATCATCTACGGCCTGCTGGGGCTTTCGCTCTACCTTCACTGGATGGAGCTGCCGCGCTCCTCCGCTCTGGCGGGCGGCCTGACGCTGGCGCTGCTCACCCTGCCGGTCATCATCATTTCCACCCGCACGGCGCTCCGCAGCGTGCCCGTTTCCATCCGCGACGCCGCACGCGCGCTGGGCGCCAGCCCCGTGCAGGTGGTGCTGCATCATGTGCTGCCGCTGGCCCTGCCGGGCATCATGACCGGCACCATCCTCGGCATGGCGCGTGCCATCGGCGAAACCGCCCCGCTGCTGATGATCGGCATGGTCGCCTTCATCGCCGGCACGCCCACTTCGCCGCTGGATCCCGCCACCGCCATGCCGGTGCAGATCTTTCTCTGGTCCGACAGTCCCGAGCTCGCATTCGCCGACAAAACATGCCTGCTTATTCTGGCGCTTCTTGGCATCTTGATTGTTATGAACGCCATCGCATCCACCATCCGCCGAAGGTTTGAAACGAAATGGTAG